GAAAGAGGAGTTCGATGAATTCGCATTTTTCTTCGGGCGGTTTCCCCGCCGGGCGGATTTGGGCGATGGCGGTGCGGCCTGAGGCGGGAGAGGCTCTCTCCCCGGTCCGCTTCGAGACGCTTGGCGGGATGATCCGGGCGAACGCCGAGCGGGCCCCTTTGACTCCTGCCCTGCTCTGGGAGCGGGATGCGGAAGCGGGCGTCTCCGGGCTGGGAGATGTGGCCGCCGAATCCGGCGCCGCGCGGGTCCTCACCCACGAAGCCCTGGATGCTTCCACCGGCCGCTTTGCCGCCGCCCTCGCGGTCCTGGGCATAAAGAAGGGGGACCGGGCGGCCCTTCTCCTCGGAAACCGGCCGGAGTTCGTCATCTCCTACTACGGCGCGGCGAAGGCCGGCACCGTCACGGTCCCCATCAACAACCGCCTCTCGGGGCGCGAGATCTCCTACATCCTCGCGGACTCGGGGGCGCGCCTCCTCATCGTCCAGGAAGATTTCTGGCCCGCCGTCGAAGCGCACCGGAGTGAGTTCCCCGCACTGGAGGCGGTGATCTGGGTCGGCGCCGCCCCGCCGCCCACGTGCGCGCGCGCGTTCGGCGATTTTCTCTCGATGGGCGGCGGGGCCGGGCCGGCGGCCGAAGTCCGCGCGGATGATCTGGCCTCCATCTGCTACACCTCGGGGACGACGGGCCTTCCGAAAGGCGCCATCCTGACTCACCGGAACATCCTGGTGAACGGCCGCAACTGCGAGGCCGTCTACCGCTTCACCGCGCGGGACCGGACCCTCATCGCGGTGCCGCTCTTTCACGTGACCGGCCTGACGAGCCAGCTCATTGCCATGGGCTATGTCGGCGCCTCCTGCGTCCTGATGCCCCGCTACAAGACCGAAGAAGTCATGCGCCTCATCGAGAAGTTCCGCGTCCCCTCCCTCATCGCGGCGCCGACCATCTTCGTCTTGATGCTCATGCACGAAAGGTGCAACGACTACGACATGGAATCGCTCCGAGTGGCCTCCTACGGCGGCGGGCCCATCGCCCCCGAGACGATCCGGGGGATCAAGGTGCGCTTTCCCGCCGCAGAGGCGATCCAGCTCTACGGCCTCACCGAAACGAGCGGAATGGTGACCTACCATCCCGACGCGATGGCGCTCGAGAAGCCCGCCTCGGTCGGAAGGTGCGCGCCCGGGTGCGAGCTGCGTGTGGTGGACGATGCGGATCGCCCGCTCCCGACCGGAGAGGTGGGCGAGCTTTGCGTCCGATCGCCCAACACCGTGGCGGGCTACTGGGGGCAGGAAGAAGCCACCGCCGAGGCGATGCGGGGCGGCTGGTTCCACACGGGCGACTATGCCCGCTGCGACGCGGAGGGGTACTACTACATCCTCGATCGGAAGAAGGACATGATCTGCCGCGGGGCGGAGAACATCTACAGCAAGGAGGTGGAGGATGTGCTCTACACCCACCCGGCGGTCATGGAGGCGGCTCTCTACGGCATTCCCGATGAGGTCTTCGGCGAGATTCCGCGGGCGGGGGTGGTGCTCAGGCCCGGAAAATCGGCGGATGAGGAGGAGATATGCCGCTTCTGCGCGGAGAGGCTCGCCGACTACAAGGTGCCGGCGGCGGTTTTTTTCCTGGAAGAGCTTCCCAAGAACGCCAACGGGAAGATTCTCAAGCGCGCGCTCCGCGAATCCGATCCAGCATTTCGAGAAGACGGTTCCGCCAAACCCTGAAGAAATCGCGGACGGGCGCCTCCGCGCGGTAGGGGTGCCCCAGCTTGTAGACGCAAAAGCACCGGCTGATGCCCTTGAGTTCCATCTCGGCGGAGGGCGCCGCGGGCGGGTCGTCCAGCAGGACGTAGGCTTCCTGCGAGACGAGGAAGCTGTTGTTCAGCTCCTTGGTGGCCTGCTCGAGCCGGGCCGCCGCGTTGACCGGAAGCCCCACCGCGGTGAACCCGCCCTGGGCACTCCCAAAAACATTTCCGCAGATGACCCTCCCGGTGTGAAGCCCGATGCCCACGTCCAGGCAGACGCCGAAGTTGCCGGTGAGGTAGTTCCGGTTCAGGTTTCCGACATCTTGGAGGATGCGGTAGCCGGCGCGCACGCCCGCCGCCGCGGCTTCGGGAAGCTCGGTCTCGAGGCCGAAGACGGAAAACATCCCGTCCCCCGCCGTTCCAACCACCCGGCCGCCCTCGGCCTCGATGGCGTTTCGGATGAGGAGGTGAAAGCGGCCCAGGATGTGGATGACATCGTAGGGCAGATGCGCCTCGACGAAAGGGGTGAAGTCGCGGATGTCGAGGAACAGCATCGCGAGATCGCGTTCCACCCCGCGGGTGTGCTCGATGGCGTCCGCTTCGCCGGCGATGAGCTCTGCGTCCGTTTCATCGCGGATCATCCGGCAAAGGTGCACACCCGCGCCCATGACCTCGGTCTGGCAGGCGAGGCGAACGTCCGCCGGAAAGTTTTTTCCCTCGGCCAGCGCTCTTTCATCCTCCGAGGGCACGGAGAGGCAGTCTCGCCCCGCGATGACGATCACGCGGCAGGTCGAGCAGATCGCGTTTCCGCCGCAGGCATGCTGGTGCGGGATGCCGGATTCGAGTAAAGCCTCGAGAACGGTCTGTCCGGGCCGGATGACGATTTTTCCCTCGTTCAGCAGCTCTATCTCGAAAGCGGCTTCGTCCGTCATGCGATATCCCCAGCGGCAGTGTTCAGGCCGGCGGCCGGTTGTAGCTGATAAACGTCATGTCCGCCGCTTCGTCGCGGTTGGGGATGAGCGCCTGGTACTCGGGCGAGCCGTACCACGCATTGACGGCGGCCTGATCGGGGAACTGGATGATGGCGGCGAGGTCGGCGTCGTGGTGGCCGTGGATCACGCCCGTCTTTTTCCCCATGGCGAGAAATTCCCCGCCGTGCGCGGCCACGGTGGCCGGGGCGTTTTCGGTGTAGGATTTCCATTTTTCCGGGTTCTTGATGGTGATGTGGACAACGAGAAAGGCGCTCATCGTGCCTCCAAAAAAAAGGGGGGGGGGAACCGGCGGGCAGACCCCGCAGATATCTTTGATTTGTCAAAAGATGCCATAAAATAACCGCGCCGCATACGGCGGGGGGCGGCGCCATGCCCGAGTGCAAAACATGCGGCCAGATGGTATCCTTCCCTTATTCAACGGCGGGAAAACGGCTTTATTCCGGCATGCGGGAGGCCCGCTTGTTTTCCGGAGCTGGAGAGGGTTCCTTCATCCGAATTTTTGAAAGGATTTTCCCCATGTCCTCTGCAGAGAAAAAACAGATTTCCTTCATCTTGAACGGCGAGCCGGTGGAGGTGACGGTGCCCGTCACGCGCTATCTGGTGGATGTCATTCGCGAGGACCTCGCCATGATGGGCACCAAGCGAGCCTGCGATCAGGGTGTTTGCGGCACCTGCAGCATCATGATGAACGGCCGCCTGGTCAGCTCGTGCCTGACGCTGGCCGTCCGCGCCGACGGCGCCACCATCGAGACCATCGAGGGCATCTCGGGTCCCGATGGCGGTCTCCATCCGCTTCAGGAGAGTTTCGCAAGCCATGGGGCGACCCAGTGCGGCTATTGCACCCCGGGGAT
The bacterium DNA segment above includes these coding regions:
- a CDS encoding long-chain-fatty-acid--CoA ligase, which produces KRSSMNSHFSSGGFPAGRIWAMAVRPEAGEALSPVRFETLGGMIRANAERAPLTPALLWERDAEAGVSGLGDVAAESGAARVLTHEALDASTGRFAAALAVLGIKKGDRAALLLGNRPEFVISYYGAAKAGTVTVPINNRLSGREISYILADSGARLLIVQEDFWPAVEAHRSEFPALEAVIWVGAAPPPTCARAFGDFLSMGGGAGPAAEVRADDLASICYTSGTTGLPKGAILTHRNILVNGRNCEAVYRFTARDRTLIAVPLFHVTGLTSQLIAMGYVGASCVLMPRYKTEEVMRLIEKFRVPSLIAAPTIFVLMLMHERCNDYDMESLRVASYGGGPIAPETIRGIKVRFPAAEAIQLYGLTETSGMVTYHPDAMALEKPASVGRCAPGCELRVVDDADRPLPTGEVGELCVRSPNTVAGYWGQEEATAEAMRGGWFHTGDYARCDAEGYYYILDRKKDMICRGAENIYSKEVEDVLYTHPAVMEAALYGIPDEVFGEIPRAGVVLRPGKSADEEEICRFCAERLADYKVPAAVFFLEELPKNANGKILKRALRESDPAFREDGSAKP
- a CDS encoding adenylate/guanylate cyclase domain-containing protein; the encoded protein is MTDEAAFEIELLNEGKIVIRPGQTVLEALLESGIPHQHACGGNAICSTCRVIVIAGRDCLSVPSEDERALAEGKNFPADVRLACQTEVMGAGVHLCRMIRDETDAELIAGEADAIEHTRGVERDLAMLFLDIRDFTPFVEAHLPYDVIHILGRFHLLIRNAIEAEGGRVVGTAGDGMFSVFGLETELPEAAAAGVRAGYRILQDVGNLNRNYLTGNFGVCLDVGIGLHTGRVICGNVFGSAQGGFTAVGLPVNAAARLEQATKELNNSFLVSQEAYVLLDDPPAAPSAEMELKGISRCFCVYKLGHPYRAEAPVRDFFRVWRNRLLEMLDRIRGARA
- a CDS encoding DUF1330 domain-containing protein; the encoded protein is MSAFLVVHITIKNPEKWKSYTENAPATVAAHGGEFLAMGKKTGVIHGHHDADLAAIIQFPDQAAVNAWYGSPEYQALIPNRDEAADMTFISYNRPPA
- a CDS encoding (2Fe-2S)-binding protein, with protein sequence MSSAEKKQISFILNGEPVEVTVPVTRYLVDVIREDLAMMGTKRACDQGVCGTCSIMMNGRLVSSCLTLAVRADGATIETIEGISGPDGGLHPLQESFASHGATQCGYCTPGMIVSAKALLEENPKPSADEIKHWLTGNLCRCTGYGRIIEAIQAVGEGRTVPESVEIDMVKAYED